The nucleotide sequence CCCGTGGCCCCCCCTTCAACGCTTGGGCTTCTTCAGCCTCGTGCGAATCCCCTCTGCTTCCCCTTTGCGCCTTAGCGCCTTTGCGTGAGCCCCCCGGCCTTCTCTGGTTCGCGAGCTCTTTTCCGCGCTTCCGCGTTTCCGCGATCCCGCAATCTCTCCTCACCTTCAGCCCACAAAAAAGCCCGCACCCCATCGGGGCACGGGCTGATCGCTACCAAAGCTTAACGACTGAGGCGCTAGCCCTCAGTATTCGCTCTTCATCATCTTCTCGCCGGCCTTGCACTCTTCCTTGCTCAACGACTTGTCGTTGTTCGAGTCCATCTTGGTGAACATCGCGTCGCAGCCCGCCGTGTGCTCGGCGGTGCTCAGCTGACCGTCGCTGTTCTTGTCGTGCAGCTTGATCATCGCGGCGGGCGACATCTCATCCGGAGCCGCCTTGGCCACATTCCCAGGCTGGTCGCTCTTCGTCGTCATCTCGGATTTCATTTTTTCATGGGCGGCAGTCATCTCGACGAGCGTGACCGAGCCGTCGCGGTTGGTGTCCGAGTCGGTGAACATCTTCTTGCTGGTGACGGCATGCTCCGAACGCGAGAGCTTGCCGTCGCTGTTGGTGTCCGACGCCTTGAACATGTCATCCGCGGTGTGCTTGCCCGTGTGCGTTTCGGCGAAAGCCGGCAGGGCCGCCAGGGCGAAGCCGCAGGCGAGGAGGAGGGTGGTTTTGATTTTGATCTGAGTCATGGGATTCGTGGTTGGGTTGTGGATTACTATGCCCCTCAGGCTAGACGCCCTGCCCGTCATCCGCCACCCCACCCACCCCCGGCGAGCCCATCAGCCTTCGTCTTGGATTCCTCAGGATAGTCCGCACCTAGCCCCGCAGAAAACCTGAGCCGCCCCACCCCCTCTCAAATCTCAAATTTGAAATCTGAAATTTAAACCGTCCGCCGTCCGCCGTCTGATTTGCCCCCAGGCAAATCACCCTGAGCCCGTCGAAGGGCCCCTGTCCCCCGCCCCCTTTTACCTACAGCGCCCACCCCCGCGACCGATGATATAAGCCGGCGGCCTCCCCGGCCGGTCAGGCGTGTATTCCCCGCTGCGCCCGGCTGTTCGTTCGGCCGTCGCCCCGGCCATGAACCTCATCCAACGCGTCATCC is from Lacunisphaera limnophila and encodes:
- a CDS encoding EF-hand domain-containing protein — encoded protein: MTQIKIKTTLLLACGFALAALPAFAETHTGKHTADDMFKASDTNSDGKLSRSEHAVTSKKMFTDSDTNRDGSVTLVEMTAAHEKMKSEMTTKSDQPGNVAKAAPDEMSPAAMIKLHDKNSDGQLSTAEHTAGCDAMFTKMDSNNDKSLSKEECKAGEKMMKSEY